Part of the Anopheles coluzzii chromosome 3, AcolN3, whole genome shotgun sequence genome is shown below.
ACAATTTGCTAGTCTGGAAAACAAATACGCagaaggaagagaaaataGGGCTGTACGAAATCCGTTTGGGCTCTGACGTGTTCACCGTGCGAGCAAGAGAGAAGGAGGGTGTGAGTGTTTCTAAGTGTGTGTGCTCGCGCGAGAGAGCAAGTGAGAGCGAGCATAAGAAAAGCCGAGAATGAACAGAACAATGCCACATTTGAGGATGGACACCCCACGAAACGCACAAGTGCAATTGGAAATTTAAGACAGCGGGGATAGGATTGCCGAACTCCAGCAGCAACGGTGCCTAATTGGACTAAACAGTTGTGAAAAGTAGCCCCAACGACCGTGCGGAGTCAATTAAGTCGGATTGGAAGGAAAAGTTTATTGAAAGAGGGCAGTCAGGAAAAGACTCGCACGCGAAATTAAGAGCAATATTTGCTGCCAGGCTACTGGATTGGCAgtagcaaacagccaatttaCTGGGGGAGAATATATGTCTGATAAGAAAGTAAGCCCAGTAACATCCCCTTTCCCGCAAGGGGTTAGGCATATGTTAAGGAGGGGGGTGGTAGTTGCGGCGGCGAAGTAGCTGATTCACCGTACAGCCCCAACACGTACACGTTACCGAAGAAAGCCGCTCATCGCATACAAATGCTCACgcacacaaatgcacacacagcAAGGCGTTCGCACCACTACACACGACGCGAAGCACGGGAAGCCACCCATTTGCGTCGGGCACACAGAATGTTACTGCCAGCAAAACGGAAGTGTGGATAGGAatgggaaaaagagagaaagagagagagaacgagcaAGAGAGCCACCCCCCTGTGTTCCGAAAAAAAGCTACTTTTGCTGAAGTTTTGAACGCGCCTGTGTCAATCAGGCCGAACCCAGGCACACACAGTGGCAACATTGAAGATTACGGAAAAGCGGTTGTGCAGCCCGGAAGGGGCAACGGAAAGGCGCAACTGCTGCTGGAAAGCAGAAAGAGAGCGATCGAATGCTACTCCCCTAAATACACTGTTTCCCCCCGCGGTGGATGATAGAAAATTTTCCGTCGGCGGCGAGTCCGTTGATCACACGAGCcttggtgtatgtgtgtgaatgtgtgcgcgcgcccgTGCGTTCCATTATGCTCCGACTGTGCGTGGCTGCGTTTGTGTGTCAGTATTGCAAAGCTGCTTGGATGTGTGTTGTAAAATCGTTCAAGTTTCGTTGCTTTCTCCACCAACATCGCCGGCCAGAGGGGAGGGGAAAAAGACGCCCGGTGGAAGAAAGCCGTTGTAAGGGGGATGTTAATCGTTTAATTGGCATGTGGCTGTTAACGTATGAGTTGTAGTATTCTTTCCCTGTACAGTCCCCGTTCTGAGGGAGCTGGTCGAGTACGCCTAGCTGGCCCAATAGCCACAGGCCATAATTTGCCAaactttctgttttgtttaagTAGCGATTTGCAAATCTAACGCGCCTTGGTTAATTAATTTGCAATGGTGCAAATTTTGCCACTTTCACGTCGCGATGATTCATTATCGTGAAGAGTGTATCACGTGAGAGAAGCAGAGCAAAGAAATGAGCCCGTATGTGCATGTGTCCATAGGGTGGTATGAAACACACGCCGCATTGGACAACTTAAAAACACGAGGGAATTAGAAATGGATCGATGCTTGGGGTAAATAAGTATCGATTTTATTGTGGCTGGTCTGTGCTGAACACGCACTTCCGGCGAAATGTCAAGAACCGGGTGGAAATGGAATATTGAAGTAGTTTAAATGTTACAACTGTAAAGAAGAAAACCTTAAATTGGAGACGAGAATTAATgcgtttcttgttttgtttttctttccagtAGCTGACGGGAGCGTAGATTGAAAAGTTCCATCAACAGCAGAGAAGcagcagtgtgtttgtgtgcgttaaTGTTTCTTTAGCGACGGAACCTCGGCCGCCTACGATAAATTCTCCCGCACATTCAACACGAGCGTCCGGTGGTCCCCCCGCGTGACAGCAGTGTGCAAAAGTGAAGTTTGAGTCCGTAGACAACcgagcagtggtggtggtggtgtgtttggGACGTTGTAGAGAGTTCGGATCCGGtggagcgagaaagagagattaGGTTTATTAGTTTACTAGTGGCGCGCGCCTGTGACACATTCCATTCCTTCCCTCCtttatatacatacacactgttGGACGGGCACAATACAATTTGGCCCTACTTACCCGGTGTACAGAAGCAACTATCTAAAAGTAACCAAACCGGCTCAAACACAGCAACATCGGAAGCGATCCATATCCTTCGATAGTGAGAGTAAAAAGTACGTAGAAGTAGAAGCAGCATGCCATCCTCTTGAGTCCAACGTTAATCTAATGCACCACCCTTCTCTTTTTGTGTGCAGGTGTGTAACGAAAGGATAAACTctacaaagcaacaaaatgggGAACGTGTTCGCTAACCTGTTCAAAGGATTGTTCGGCAAAAAGGAGATGAGAATTCTGATGGTCGGGTTGGATGCTGCCGGTAAAACCACGATCCTGTATAAACTAAAATTAGGTGAAATTGTTACAACGATTCCTACAATTGGTAAGTGGCTGGTGTTTTGTGCATGATGTCCTTTGCTTCCTACATTCATCTAACTTACCTCCTACTTGTCTACTACTTTGCTTGCAGGTTTCAACGTGGAGACTGTAGAGTATAAAAACATTAGTTTTACGGTTTGGGACGTTGGCGGCCAGGATAAGATTCGGCCCCTGTGGAGGCATTACTTCCAGAACACACAAGTACGTTATTGAgattggatgtgtgtgtgtgtggtcgtaTTGATCAACTTAcgttcttttttcttgtctttctctctttgtctctttctCAACAACTTCCAGGGACTTATCTTCGTTGTCGATAGCAATGACAGAGAGCGTATCGGCGAGGCCCGGGAAGAACTGATGCGAATGTTGGCCGAAGATGAGCTCAGAGATGCTGTTCTACTGATATTCGCAAACAAACAGGTACGTGATCGAGATCTTAGCAGCTTGTCGCTAACTTTTCATCCGCCGCATAAAGCAAAACGATCGGCATGCTTCTTACGAACATCAAACACCGCCTCAAATTAGCGCCTTTCGTCGTCGACTTCCCAAAATCAAACGCTTACGGTTGCATTCCCTTTCCCTTCCCACCTTTTGTAGGATCTACCAAACGCGATGAATGCGGCAGAAATCACCGACAAGCTAGGACTACACTCGCTAAGAAACCGCAACTGGTACATTCAGGCCACCTGTGCAACTAGCGGCGACGGACTGTACGAAGGACTGGACTGGCTTTCCAACCAGCTGAAAAACGCAAACCGCTAAAGTAAGAGGAGTGCAAGCTGCGCCCCTTAGGCTCGCCCGGCGCACGTAAGCAAATTTAGCTattagcaacagcagcaaaaacaacaactacaagtaaactacaaacacacaaaactgaGAAGCAGAAAACCAACAGGCAACAAACATCCATTTGATGACCGATGAGAGAAAGGACATGGAAAGGAATTAATAGTAGAGAGATAGAgctcagcgtgtgtgtgtgtgctcgcgcGCGCACGTGCACGTCGCCGACGTGTGTTGTCGTCATCCATCATACTGTCGTCGCACCTTCCCCCCCGACGACGGCACGAGAGAGCGCTTGATCGAGTTTattcaggtttttttttcggcaaaAGAAAGCAGAAGGATCATGGAACAGTATAAGAAGCTTATAGTGTGTGCAGGAAGAGATGCAGAGGGCGGTAGGGCGGTAGTGTAGCGGGACTTTCTTCAGTTCATCGGAGTGTGGTGGATGGGTGTTGTGTCGTTGCACTTGCGAGTGGGCTTgtgagagcgtgtgtgtgtgtgtgtttgtgtgtgtacatgttaATGTGTTGGTTAGCTCATGAGGCAGGAAGAAGCGCAATATTTTCCAGTGGAATGTTTATTACGCTTCTCTTTTTGTCCTCAAGTGTGGCGGAGATGTACTTGAAGGAGTATTTGAGTGCACAATAGCTACTATTGAAACATGAACGACCTATATGATGTctggaaaaaaataatctaaTAATCAAGCGGAAAGTGGAACAGGTTAGGCTTTGACGCTACGAAAGTACATACAGAGAAACACTTAACATTAacacaattacacacaca
Proteins encoded:
- the LOC120960089 gene encoding ADP-ribosylation factor 1; this encodes MGNVFANLFKGLFGKKEMRILMVGLDAAGKTTILYKLKLGEIVTTIPTIGFNVETVEYKNISFTVWDVGGQDKIRPLWRHYFQNTQGLIFVVDSNDRERIGEAREELMRMLAEDELRDAVLLIFANKQDLPNAMNAAEITDKLGLHSLRNRNWYIQATCATSGDGLYEGLDWLSNQLKNANR